TATATCCATCTTGATGATTCTGTACTGTATGCTATCCTAGCTTCACGGAAAGCTATTGAGCAAGCAGGCTGGGGAAATGATTCAACATTCGGGATTAATATAGGCTCATCACGCGGCGCGACAGGCCTCTTTGAAAACAATCATAGCGAGTTTATTTCAACCGGTAAAACCAACGTACATACTTCACCTGCTACAACTTTAGGCAATATATCATCATGGGTGGCGCACGACCTTAATAGCTCAGGCCCGGACATCTCACATAGCATTACGTGCTCAACATCGCTACACGCCATTTTAAACGGTATTGCATGGCTTAATGCAGGCATGGCAGATAAATTCCTTGCCGGGGGCAGCGAGGCGCCACTCACGCCCTTCACCATCGCACAAATGAAGGCCATGAAAATTTATTCTTCAGGAGGAGATGAATATCCTAACAGGGCAGGCGACTTATCCAAAACAAAAAACACACTAGTGCTTGGTGAAGGCGCAGGTATTACATGCATTGAAGTGGGTAAGGCTGAAAATGCACTGGCGTACATCAGCGGATACGGGTATGCCACCGAATTACTCTCGCACGGCGTATCTCTTTCTGCAGAAGCGGAATGCTTGCAAAAGTCAATGAAGATG
Above is a window of Flavobacterium sp. J372 DNA encoding:
- a CDS encoding beta-ketoacyl synthase N-terminal-like domain-containing protein, producing MAKTISILSVSTLSSLGADGTAVWQSYLNPETNIHDMEMGGQAVSVAALSENLKHEVEALKHSEHKYIHLDDSVLYAILASRKAIEQAGWGNDSTFGINIGSSRGATGLFENNHSEFISTGKTNVHTSPATTLGNISSWVAHDLNSSGPDISHSITCSTSLHAILNGIAWLNAGMADKFLAGGSEAPLTPFTIAQMKAMKIYSSGGDEYPNRAGDLSKTKNTLVLGEGAGITCIEVGKAENALAYISGYGYATELLSHGVSLSAEAECLQKSMKMAIGDTPLHEIDAIVMHAPGTIKGDNAEFTAIQKIFGANLPQLTTNKWKTGHTFGTSGILSVELGVLMLQHQTFYWPALFR